AAGTACGGGGTTTGTTTGGAGGTTAAAAGGTGATGAAAATAATGCTACCGCATTACGTGTTTTTGAAGATGATTTTTTAATTATTAACATGTCTGTTTGGGAGTCTAAAGAGGCGTTGTTCAATTTTACTTATGCCTCGCAGCATGCTGGGGTGATGATGAGAAAGAAAGAGTGGTTTCATAACATGTCTGACATGCATATGTGTCTCTGGTATACAAAAGAAGGGCATGAGCCAACTCCTGAAGAAGCAAAGGAAAGACTAAAATATATTAATGAGCATGGCGAGTCGCCTTATGCTTTTAGTTTTAAAGGGCAGTTTACAGTTGAAGAAGCGCTAAACTATTCTCCTAAGAATTAGAAACATGAAATTGCATATTTTAGGTTGCTATGCAGCAACACCAAGAACGCTTACCAATCCTACTTCTCAGGTATTGGAAGTCAAGAATCATATGTTTTTAATTGATTGTGGTGAGGGTACACAAGTACAGCTTCGAAAGCATAAAATTAAGTTTTCACGTATCAATCATATTTTTATATCCCATTTACATGGTGATCATTTTTTTGGTTTGTCAGGTTTGGTATCTACTTTTAGATTATTGGGTAGGGAAAAAGAATTACATATTTACGGCCCCAAAGGAATTAAAGAGGCAATAACCCTTTTGTTGAAGCTTGGTGATTCATGGACCAACTATCAATTGTATTTTCATGAACTGACCAATAAAGGGCCTGAGGTTATTTTTGAAGACGATAAAATTACCGTAGAGACCATTCGCTTAAACCATAGAATATATACAAACGGTTTTCTGTTTAAGGAAAAACTGGGCGAACGTAAGCTGAATGTAGAAGCAGTAGCAAAACATAAGGTTGATAAAGCCTATTTTCAAAATATTAAGAATGGGAGAGATGTGGTTTTGGATAACGGTACGGTAATTCCTAATGCAGATTTAAGTTTTGACCCTCCAACTCCAAAAAGCTATGCCTATTGTAGTGATACGGCTTACAAACCAGATATAGTAGAACAAATAACAAATGCTACGGCCTTGTATCATGAGTCTACCTTCTTAGAATCTGAGGTTCATTTAGCAGTAAGAACAAAGCACTCCACAGCTAAGGAAGCAGCAGCAATTGCTAAGGCGGCCAATGTAGGACAACTTATCTTGGGTCATTATTCTACACGTTATAAATCTATAGATCTTTTTAAGGAAGAGGCTTTAGAGGTCTTTCCAAATGTAGAGCTTGCGGATGACGGTAAGTTTTTTGATTTTTAGTCCCTTTACAGCTTTTACATTACCATTCTTTTGCTGAACTTTGGTTAAAAGGATTTTAGCAAGAAGACTATGCAAAAAGATTTAGGAGATTACCGAAAATCATACGAAAAAAGTGCCCTTCTAGAAGGTGCTATTTCAGACAACCCAATGGAGTTATTTCAGAAGTGGTTCTATGAAACCGAAGCTTCTGATGGGGTTGAAGAGCCTAATGCAATGACGGTTTCCACCATTGGGTTAGATGGTTTTCCTAAAAGTAGGGTAGTATTGTTAAAAAAGTTTACTCATGAAGGATTCATCTTTTACACAAATTACCATAGTGAAAAAGGTAGGGCTATTGCTGCCAATCCCAATGTATGTGTATCTTTCTTTTGGCCTAATTTGGAAAGGCAAATTATTATAAAAGGCAAGGCTGAAAAAATTGCCGAGAATTTGTCGGATGGTTATTTTGAATCTCGTCCTGATGGAAGTAAGCTTGGTGCTATTGTTTCTGAACAAAGTTCCGTGATATTTTCTAGAGAAGTGCTAGAAGATAAGCTCAAGTCTCTTGAAAAGGAATTTGAAAACAAAGAAATTCTACGACCAAAGAATTGGGGTGGTTATATTGTGAAACCGCAGTCTATTGAGTTTTGGCAGGGTAGACCAAACCGGTTGCATGATCGTATCAGATATTCCTTAATAGATAATTTAGATTGGAAAATGGAGCGTTTGGCTCCATAGTTCATTCTCTTAGTGCCAATAGGGCTTTTTTGAATATTTTTAAAACTTTAAATCTTGGTTAAATGAAAACGTTGATAATGGTCAGGCATGGTAAATCTTCTTGGGATTATTCGGTGAGCGACCGAGATAGACCTTTGCAAGAAAGAGGAATTAATGATGCGCTTTTAGTCTCGGACAAATTCAAATCAAAAGGGAACAGAATAGATGCTGTTTTCTCAAGTACTGCAAATAGGGCGCTTCATACCTGTATGATTTTTGTACGACAATTACAGGTTCCGTTAACATCTGTTCATTTAACGAACAACCTCTACGATTTTTCAGGGGAATCGGTTTTTGATTTTATAGCAACACTTGATGATTCCTTGGATACGGTAATGATTTTTGGTCATAATCATGCTTTTACGCATGTTGCCAATTCTTTGGGAAATACTTATATTGACAACGTTTCCACCAGTGGGTTGGTGCATCTTGTTTTTGATGTAGATAGCTGGAGTTTAGTTGAGAAAGGAACCACAAAACAAACAATTTTCCCGAAAGACTTAAGATAAATGATAAAGACAAAACCGAAGTACATAAATAGAGAAATAAGTTGGCTACGTTTTAATGAAAGAGTACTTCAAGAGTGTGAAGATGAAAATGTACCATTAATTGAGCGCCTTCGTTTTTTAGGTATTTTTTCAAATAATTTGGACGAATTTTTTAAGGTTCGTTATGCTACGGTAAAACGAATTTTTGAAGCAGGAAAATCAGGTAAAAGTGTACTTGGTGGTGAGAAAGCCAAAGATTTGCTCGAAGAGATAACCAAGTTTGTAATAGAGCAACAACGTAAGAGTGTTGAGATTCTTAAGAATATTGAAAATGAACTTGAGGCTCAAGATGTCTACTTGTTAAACGAAACAGAACTTTCTGAAAAACAAGGTGAATTTGCTAAAAAGTATTTCATACAAAAAGTGAGCCCGCAACTCATGACTATTATATTAAATGATTTGGCGGAGTTTCCAATGCTTAAGGATACTGCAGCTTATTTGGCAGTTAAGATGGTCTTGAAGAGTGATGATCGTACCAAGAGTACATATGAGAAAAAAGAGAAGCGCTATGCGTTAATTGAGATTCCTAAAGGTATTGATCGTTTTGTGGTTTTACCAAAGGAGGGGAATAAAAATTATGTCATTATTTTAGATGATATTATTCGCTATTGTATGGATAGTGTTTTCCCTATGTTCGATTACAAGTCCATATCCTCACATATGATTAAGATTACTCGTGATGCCGAACTTGATATCGATAATGATTTAAGTAAGAGTTTTATCGAGAAAATATACTCTAGTGTAGAGCATAGAAAAATTAGTGATCCAGTTCGTTTTGTGTATGATAAAAATATAGAAACGGACACACTGGATTTTTTAAAGGAAAAGATGGGTATTGAAGACGCAGACAGCGTCATACCAGGAGGTAGATATCACAATAAAAGAGATTATATGGGCTTCCCTAGTTTGGGAAGGGAAGATTTAATGTATGACAAGATAGCTCCATTACCGGTAAAAGGGCTAAGCCTTGAGGGGAGTTTATTGGAACAAATAGCAGAGAAAGATTTCTTGCAATATACGCCCTATCACACGTTTTCTTATATATTAAAGTTTTTAAGAGAAGCAGCTCTTGATCCTAAAGTAAAAGCGATTAAAATAACCGTCTATCGTTTGGCTAATGATTCACAAGTAGCAGCATGTCTTTCTAATGCTGTAAAGAACGGAAAACAGGTAACTTTACAAATAGAGCTTCGTGCCCGTTTTGATGAACAGGCGAATATTAGATATGCCGAAGAACTTCAGGCGGAAGGTGTAAAACTTATTTTTGGCGTACCTGGTTTAAAAGTGCATAGTAAAATATGTATGATCGATCGCGAGGAGAATGGCGTTATGAAGCGCTATGGCTTTATTAGTACCGGTAACTTTAATGAGTCTACCGCCAGAATTTACACAGATTACACCTTGTTTACGGCTAAAGAGCCTATATTAAAGGAGTTGAACAAAGTGTTTGACTTTTTTGAGACTACCTATAAAATCAATAAATACAAGCATTTAATTGTATCTCCTCATTATACCAAGTCTTTCTTTATAAAGCTGATAGATAAGGAAATTTTAAATGCCAAAGCGGGTAAAGAAGCTTTTATCAAAATTAAGATGAATAGCTTCACCTCTTACAAGATGATAGATAAATTGTATGAGGCCAGTAATGCAGGGGTTAAAATACAATTGATTGTCCGAGGTATTTGCTGTTTAATTCCGGGTGTTGAAGGAATGAGCGAAAACATTGAAGCGATTAGCATTGTAGATAAATTCTTGGAACATCCACGTATGTTTATTTTCTGTAACGCAGGAGACACACGCGTGTTTATTTCATCTGCAGATTTTATGACCCGTAATCTTGAAAATAGAGTAGAGGTGGGTTGCCCTATTTATGATGAGGATGTAAGAGAGGAATTAATAGATACGTTTGAAATCTCTTGGAATGATAATGTTAAGGCAAGAGTTTTCAATGAAGAACAGGATAATGCATATCGCATAAATAATAAGCCTAAATTGCGCTCACAATTTGCTACGTATGATTATTATCTAGATAAATTAGGTTCTGATATTCCTACTACGGAATAAGGAATAAGGAATAATTTATGTTTCAAGTTTTAGGTATTATTTGATTTTACCTAAAACTTGAAATTTTATCCGTGAATACTTTCTTTGCTGCCTAAGTTTTTCATTATTTCGGCTTCAAAATCTAATAGGGACTGCCATTTTTTATCCACTTCTGCGCGGTCACCATATTGTCTAGCAAACTTTAAGAACATGGTATAATGTCCTGCTTCACTCACCATAAGTTTATGGTAGAAATCTGCAAGTTCCTTATCTTCAAGTTCTTCGGAGAGAAGTCTAAAGCGTTCACAACTTCTGGCTTCAATTAATGCGGCATACAAAAGACGATGTACCAATTGGGTAGTACGGCTTCCACCTTTTGGAAAGAACTTTATTAATTGAAGAACATACTCATCTTTTCGGTCACGTCCTAAGCTTTGGCCTCTTGCTGTAATTCGGTCATGGACCATTTTAAAATGGGCCATTTCCTCTCGGGAAAGTGCTATCATTTCTTCCACCAACTCCGTGTATTCCGGAAAACTAATAATTAAAGATATGGCCGTGCTTGCTGCTTTTTGCTCACAATACGCATGATCGGTCAAAATTTCATCTATATTTTTCTCAACAATATTTACCCATCTTGGGTCAGTTGGCAACTTTAAACCTAGCATAATTCAATTTTTCGTAAAATTAGCAAGAATCTTTGTAAACTATAACTTGAATTTAGCATCTTAAATATCATGTTTACCCAAAGAATAATTAGTTTTGTAGATAGTTGTTTTTTATAATACCGAAAGGCGAAAGAAAACAGGGTTGTTACCACTTGTTAAGAAACCCGAATAACAGAATATGGAATTAACCAAATTAGACCAAGAACTTCAGTCTTTGTTGAGCAGTAATTTAGACCCTGATACAAATTCATGGTTGCATTCAAAACTAGAGCAAATAATTAGTTCAAGTTCTACAAAAGATCTGTACATGACCTATAGCCTGTTGGCTAGTAAAATAGATTCAGACACTATTCTGAATTTAAGTTCGGATACGGATGAAGTAACTGAGTATTTACGTAAACAGAATGCTACAACACTTCAAATAGCCCGTATTTATCTTTTATTGAAGGTGTTGAAGGCAGATGGAAATTTCTTCGTTCCCAAAGTGGCCAATCTTATTCAAGTAGCAGATATTGGAGAACTAGAAACCTTCTTAAAATTTCTGATTCTGTTACCCGATGCTGAAAATTATAAGCAGACTGCAGTTGAGGCTTTGCGAACAAATATTTCTACCATATTTGAGGCTATAAGCATGCAGAATCCGTATCCTGCAAAATACTTTAATGATCAGCAATGGAACCAAATGTTCCTTAAAGCTGCTTTTATGCAGTTGGACCTATCTGCTATTTTAAGTATTGATGAGCGAGCGAATAAGGATTTAACACGAATTATATCTGATTACGCACATGAAAGGTGGGCGGCGTCCCGGGAAATAGAGCCTTTGTTTTGGCGGCCTGTGGCAGCATTTTTAGATGAAACCTTGTTGAAAGATATGGAGCGCTTGTTCGCAAGTGATAATCTTGTTGAAAATAAAGTAGCGGCAATGTGTTGTTATAATTCTAAAGAGCCAAAAGCCAAAGAGTTATTGGCCCAACACCCCAATTTAAAGGCTCAAGTAACGAATAAAGAAATTACCTGGAAAAATATAAAAGCTTAATATGGAAGATAAAATGATGATAATAGATCCGCATGTACACATGTCATCTAGAACTACGGACGATTATGAAGCGATGGCCGCGGCCGGAGTTGTTGCGGTAATAGAGCCTTCTTTTTGGATGGGACAGCCAAGGACTCAGGTAGGTTCTTTTCAAGATTATTACAGCAGTTTAGTAGGTTGGGAGCCGTTTAGAGCTAGTCAGTTTGGTATTCAGCATTATTGTACCATCGGTTTAAATTCCAAAGAAGCAAATAATGAGGCTTTAGCGGAACAGGTTATTGAGCTTTTACCTCTATACCTGCACAAACAGAATGTGGTGGCCATAGGTGAGATAGGTTATGATGATCAAACTCCGGCAGAGGATAAATACTTCCGTATGCAGCTGGAAATGGCCAAGGAATTGGATATGGTGGTTCAGGTACACACACCACATCGTGATAAAAAGGCGGGTACGCTTAAAAGTATGGAAGTTTGTCTGGAACATGGCCTAGACCCTGCAAAGGTAGTTATTGACCACAATAACGAAGAAACCGTAAAAGAGGTTTTGGACAAAGGTTTTATTGCTGCATTTACCATCTACCCAAAAACAAAAATGGGTAATGAACGTATGGTTGAGGTGGTACGTAAATTCGGAAGCACTAATATTATTGTAGATAGTTCTGCGGATTGGGGTGTTAGTGACCCTTTGGCCGTACCAAAAACAGCAAATCTTATGCTGAAAAGAGGTATTGCAAAAGAAGACGTTGTAAAAACCTGTTACCAAAATGCATTGGACATTTTTGGTTCTAACGGTAAAATGAAAGAGGAGCACTGGCTGAAACCTAAAGGAGTGAATCAAGCTCAACTTTTTAATGATAACAGCGTGTTAAGAGGGCAAGAGCCAAGGATAGATTCTGATCAGATTACATAATGAATTCCACATTTCTTGGATATGCGCGATTGGCAAGACCTGCTAACTTACCGACTGCAGCAGCCGATATTTTGGCTGGTGTAGCCATTGGTGGTGTTTTTGTGGCTGGTGTTACATTAGGCTTTTTAGGTTCGGAAATGTTTACGCATATACTGTACCTAGTGTTTTCGTCCGTTTTTTTATATGCCGGCGGGGTTATTCTTAATGATGTTTTTGATTTTAAGTTAGATCAAGTAGAACGACCGGAACGGCCTATACCTAGTGGGGTTGTGTCGCTAACCGCTGCAACTCTGTATGGTTCGGTTGCATTGGTTATAGGGGTGTTGTTGGCCTTTTTGGTGTCCAATATTTCGGGTGTTGTAGCAGTTGCTCTCGCTTTGGCTATACTTTTGTATGATGGGATTGCTAAAAAATATGATTTTTTTGGTCCATTGAGTATGGGGCTGTGCAGAGGTATAAATCTCTTGCTTGGAATGTCCATATTAGGAGATTTCAATTA
This genomic interval from Zobellia roscoffensis contains the following:
- a CDS encoding DUF3291 domain-containing protein, which produces MSNHHLSQVNIAKMLAPIDSPVMADFVKDLDRINAIADKSTGFVWRLKGDENNATALRVFEDDFLIINMSVWESKEALFNFTYASQHAGVMMRKKEWFHNMSDMHMCLWYTKEGHEPTPEEAKERLKYINEHGESPYAFSFKGQFTVEEALNYSPKN
- a CDS encoding ribonuclease Z — translated: MKLHILGCYAATPRTLTNPTSQVLEVKNHMFLIDCGEGTQVQLRKHKIKFSRINHIFISHLHGDHFFGLSGLVSTFRLLGREKELHIYGPKGIKEAITLLLKLGDSWTNYQLYFHELTNKGPEVIFEDDKITVETIRLNHRIYTNGFLFKEKLGERKLNVEAVAKHKVDKAYFQNIKNGRDVVLDNGTVIPNADLSFDPPTPKSYAYCSDTAYKPDIVEQITNATALYHESTFLESEVHLAVRTKHSTAKEAAAIAKAANVGQLILGHYSTRYKSIDLFKEEALEVFPNVELADDGKFFDF
- the pdxH gene encoding pyridoxamine 5'-phosphate oxidase, producing MQKDLGDYRKSYEKSALLEGAISDNPMELFQKWFYETEASDGVEEPNAMTVSTIGLDGFPKSRVVLLKKFTHEGFIFYTNYHSEKGRAIAANPNVCVSFFWPNLERQIIIKGKAEKIAENLSDGYFESRPDGSKLGAIVSEQSSVIFSREVLEDKLKSLEKEFENKEILRPKNWGGYIVKPQSIEFWQGRPNRLHDRIRYSLIDNLDWKMERLAP
- a CDS encoding SixA phosphatase family protein, with amino-acid sequence MKTLIMVRHGKSSWDYSVSDRDRPLQERGINDALLVSDKFKSKGNRIDAVFSSTANRALHTCMIFVRQLQVPLTSVHLTNNLYDFSGESVFDFIATLDDSLDTVMIFGHNHAFTHVANSLGNTYIDNVSTSGLVHLVFDVDSWSLVEKGTTKQTIFPKDLR
- the ppk1 gene encoding polyphosphate kinase 1 codes for the protein MIKTKPKYINREISWLRFNERVLQECEDENVPLIERLRFLGIFSNNLDEFFKVRYATVKRIFEAGKSGKSVLGGEKAKDLLEEITKFVIEQQRKSVEILKNIENELEAQDVYLLNETELSEKQGEFAKKYFIQKVSPQLMTIILNDLAEFPMLKDTAAYLAVKMVLKSDDRTKSTYEKKEKRYALIEIPKGIDRFVVLPKEGNKNYVIILDDIIRYCMDSVFPMFDYKSISSHMIKITRDAELDIDNDLSKSFIEKIYSSVEHRKISDPVRFVYDKNIETDTLDFLKEKMGIEDADSVIPGGRYHNKRDYMGFPSLGREDLMYDKIAPLPVKGLSLEGSLLEQIAEKDFLQYTPYHTFSYILKFLREAALDPKVKAIKITVYRLANDSQVAACLSNAVKNGKQVTLQIELRARFDEQANIRYAEELQAEGVKLIFGVPGLKVHSKICMIDREENGVMKRYGFISTGNFNESTARIYTDYTLFTAKEPILKELNKVFDFFETTYKINKYKHLIVSPHYTKSFFIKLIDKEILNAKAGKEAFIKIKMNSFTSYKMIDKLYEASNAGVKIQLIVRGICCLIPGVEGMSENIEAISIVDKFLEHPRMFIFCNAGDTRVFISSADFMTRNLENRVEVGCPIYDEDVREELIDTFEISWNDNVKARVFNEEQDNAYRINNKPKLRSQFATYDYYLDKLGSDIPTTE
- the miaE gene encoding tRNA-(ms[2]io[6]A)-hydroxylase — protein: MLGLKLPTDPRWVNIVEKNIDEILTDHAYCEQKAASTAISLIISFPEYTELVEEMIALSREEMAHFKMVHDRITARGQSLGRDRKDEYVLQLIKFFPKGGSRTTQLVHRLLYAALIEARSCERFRLLSEELEDKELADFYHKLMVSEAGHYTMFLKFARQYGDRAEVDKKWQSLLDFEAEIMKNLGSKESIHG
- a CDS encoding EboA domain-containing protein, encoding MELTKLDQELQSLLSSNLDPDTNSWLHSKLEQIISSSSTKDLYMTYSLLASKIDSDTILNLSSDTDEVTEYLRKQNATTLQIARIYLLLKVLKADGNFFVPKVANLIQVADIGELETFLKFLILLPDAENYKQTAVEALRTNISTIFEAISMQNPYPAKYFNDQQWNQMFLKAAFMQLDLSAILSIDERANKDLTRIISDYAHERWAASREIEPLFWRPVAAFLDETLLKDMERLFASDNLVENKVAAMCCYNSKEPKAKELLAQHPNLKAQVTNKEITWKNIKA
- a CDS encoding TatD family hydrolase, whose product is MEDKMMIIDPHVHMSSRTTDDYEAMAAAGVVAVIEPSFWMGQPRTQVGSFQDYYSSLVGWEPFRASQFGIQHYCTIGLNSKEANNEALAEQVIELLPLYLHKQNVVAIGEIGYDDQTPAEDKYFRMQLEMAKELDMVVQVHTPHRDKKAGTLKSMEVCLEHGLDPAKVVIDHNNEETVKEVLDKGFIAAFTIYPKTKMGNERMVEVVRKFGSTNIIVDSSADWGVSDPLAVPKTANLMLKRGIAKEDVVKTCYQNALDIFGSNGKMKEEHWLKPKGVNQAQLFNDNSVLRGQEPRIDSDQIT
- the eboC gene encoding UbiA-like protein EboC (EboC, a homolog the polyprenyltransferase UbiA, belongs to system of proteins involved in the trafficking of precursor metabolites to an extracytoplasmic compartment so that the biosynthesis of certain natural products, such as scytonemin, can be completed.), giving the protein MNSTFLGYARLARPANLPTAAADILAGVAIGGVFVAGVTLGFLGSEMFTHILYLVFSSVFLYAGGVILNDVFDFKLDQVERPERPIPSGVVSLTAATLYGSVALVIGVLLAFLVSNISGVVAVALALAILLYDGIAKKYDFFGPLSMGLCRGINLLLGMSILGDFNYWFMAIIPIVYIFAITLISRGEVHGENKNHIVLAGVLYGMVILAVASIAILYTDALIFSLLFLVVFAFTVFRPLVKAHSVNSPENIKKAVMAGVISLILLDSSIAVVFSDWWYGLIILALLPVSKGLSKLFAVT